A window from Streptomyces sp. NBC_00271 encodes these proteins:
- a CDS encoding glycoside hydrolase family 27 protein, with protein sequence MPTTTARARGVRPLPKLLSLRRTLAFTFSAVLLAAAASLLSLGTAQPATALSVPRAQPAAALGNGLALTPQMGFNDWNAYGCNVSESLIKSTAQAMHTNGMQAAGYSYVNIDDCWMTHNRDSGGRLVPDPAKFPDGIKGTADFVHSLGLKLGIYEDAGTATCAGYPGSLGHETTDAQSFASWGVDYLKYDNCNNTGAPARSRYTAMRDALAATGRPILYSLCNWGQDNVWTWGADVGNSWRTTGDISPSFSSMLSIFHSNVGLASYAGPGHWNDPDMLEVGNGSMTATESRSEFSLWAEMAAPLIAGTNIPSVSADTLSTLTNSRVIAVDQDPLGKQGTMVSSSGGQDVLAKPLANGDVSVALFNETGSTATISTTAAAIGKTGASSYTLTDLWTGAASTTSGTISASVPAHGTVMYRVAGGSSGGGSTVTGALHAVGADKCLDVPNSSTTAGTQVEIWSCNGGANQTWTHSTSDQLTVYSGSSQMCLDAYNNQTTAGTKVVVWPCNGQSNQQWELNSNGTVTGVQSGLCLDVTGGATADGTLAELWTCNGSNNQQWALR encoded by the coding sequence ATGCCCACGACCACTGCGAGAGCCAGGGGTGTTCGGCCGCTGCCCAAGCTGCTGTCCCTGCGCAGAACCCTGGCGTTCACTTTCTCGGCCGTGTTGCTCGCCGCAGCCGCCTCCCTCCTCTCCCTCGGAACGGCGCAGCCCGCCACCGCACTCTCCGTCCCAAGGGCGCAGCCCGCCGCCGCACTCGGCAACGGGCTCGCGCTGACCCCGCAGATGGGCTTCAACGACTGGAACGCGTACGGCTGCAATGTCTCCGAGTCGCTGATCAAGTCCACCGCGCAGGCGATGCACACCAACGGCATGCAGGCGGCGGGCTATTCGTACGTCAACATCGACGACTGCTGGATGACCCACAACCGCGACTCGGGCGGCCGTCTGGTGCCGGACCCGGCCAAGTTCCCCGACGGCATCAAGGGCACCGCGGACTTCGTGCACTCGCTGGGGCTCAAGCTGGGGATCTACGAGGACGCGGGCACCGCGACCTGCGCCGGGTATCCGGGCAGCCTGGGGCACGAGACCACGGACGCGCAGTCGTTCGCGTCGTGGGGTGTGGACTACCTGAAGTACGACAACTGCAACAACACAGGTGCGCCCGCGCGGTCCCGGTACACCGCCATGCGTGACGCCCTCGCGGCCACCGGCCGGCCGATCCTCTACAGCCTGTGCAACTGGGGCCAGGACAACGTGTGGACCTGGGGCGCGGACGTGGGCAACAGCTGGCGCACCACCGGCGACATCAGCCCGAGCTTCTCCAGCATGCTGTCGATCTTCCACAGCAACGTGGGACTGGCCTCCTACGCCGGCCCCGGCCACTGGAACGACCCGGACATGCTGGAGGTCGGCAACGGCTCCATGACGGCCACGGAGAGCCGCAGCGAGTTCAGTCTCTGGGCGGAGATGGCCGCCCCGCTGATCGCGGGCACCAACATCCCCTCTGTCAGTGCGGACACCCTGTCCACCCTCACCAACTCCCGGGTGATCGCGGTCGACCAGGACCCCCTGGGGAAGCAGGGCACCATGGTCTCGTCCTCGGGCGGCCAAGATGTCCTCGCCAAGCCGCTGGCCAACGGAGACGTGTCGGTGGCTCTGTTCAACGAGACCGGATCGACCGCGACCATCTCCACCACGGCGGCGGCGATCGGCAAGACGGGCGCGTCCTCGTACACCCTGACCGACTTGTGGACCGGGGCGGCTTCGACCACCTCGGGCACGATCAGCGCCTCGGTGCCCGCACACGGCACGGTGATGTACCGGGTCGCGGGCGGCAGTAGCGGCGGAGGCTCCACCGTGACCGGCGCGCTGCACGCGGTCGGTGCGGACAAATGCCTGGACGTACCGAACTCGAGCACGACCGCCGGTACCCAGGTGGAGATCTGGAGTTGCAACGGAGGGGCCAACCAGACCTGGACGCACTCCACTTCCGACCAGCTCACCGTCTACTCCGGCAGCAGCCAGATGTGTCTGGACGCCTACAACAACCAGACCACCGCCGGGACGAAGGTGGTCGTCTGGCCGTGCAACGGCCAGAGCAACCAGCAGTGGGAGCTCAACTCCAACGGAACGGTCACCGGCGTCCAGTCCGGTCTGTGCCTGGACGTCACAGGCGGTGCCACCGCCGACGGAACCCTCGCCGAGCTGTGGACCTGCAACGGCAGCAACAACCAGCAGTGGGCGTTGAGATGA
- a CDS encoding arabinofuranosidase catalytic domain-containing protein, which produces MALLTVLLASAPTWSAPASATALVSSASGRCLDVKGNVDTSGTVLEIWDCNNQVNQAFEFTSAGELRTMNGTRCVDAYDNRTAPGAPVVIRPCDGRATQVWRQNSDGSVTGAASGFCLDVSGAGTANGTAVILWTCNGQSNQKWTASTPPTPPGGSGPCDIYAAGGTPCVAAHSTVRALYGSYNGSLYQVRRASDNATRDIGVLASGGFADAAAQDEFCAGTSCVITVVRDQSGHGNDLWYQGSAQVPGSSQSSPAKATSEALTAGGTKAYSLYINPGNSYWRDGHLTGVPTGAAPEGAYMVTSGTHVNGGCCFDYGNSETTRKADAAGAMDAINFGTQCWFGGCSGSGPWMQADLEWGLYPGGSQSWNPNQRAFTSKFVTAMLKNDGTTRFALKGANAQSGGLTTLWDGGLPGGYSPMKKQGAIVLGSGGDCCKPDGGANLSAGTFYEGAMVAGYPSDATDNAVQANITAAGYR; this is translated from the coding sequence ATGGCACTGCTGACCGTCCTGCTGGCGTCCGCGCCGACTTGGTCGGCGCCGGCGTCCGCGACAGCCCTGGTGAGCTCGGCGTCAGGGCGGTGCCTGGACGTCAAGGGCAACGTCGACACATCGGGCACGGTGCTGGAGATCTGGGACTGCAACAACCAGGTCAACCAGGCGTTCGAGTTCACGTCGGCGGGTGAGCTCAGGACGATGAACGGCACCCGGTGCGTGGACGCCTACGACAACCGGACGGCTCCCGGAGCCCCGGTGGTCATCCGACCGTGCGACGGGCGGGCGACCCAGGTGTGGCGGCAGAACTCCGACGGGTCCGTCACCGGTGCCGCCTCCGGGTTCTGCCTGGACGTGAGCGGGGCGGGCACGGCCAACGGCACCGCGGTCATCCTGTGGACCTGCAACGGCCAGAGCAACCAGAAGTGGACCGCGTCGACACCTCCGACCCCGCCCGGCGGGTCGGGCCCGTGCGACATCTACGCCGCGGGCGGTACGCCGTGCGTGGCCGCGCACAGCACCGTGCGGGCGCTCTACGGTTCGTACAACGGCTCCCTCTATCAGGTCAGGCGCGCCTCGGACAACGCCACCAGGGACATCGGCGTCCTGGCGTCGGGCGGTTTCGCCGACGCCGCGGCGCAGGACGAGTTCTGCGCGGGCACCTCGTGCGTGATCACGGTCGTCCGCGACCAGTCCGGACACGGCAACGACCTGTGGTACCAAGGCTCGGCCCAGGTCCCGGGATCGAGTCAGAGCAGTCCCGCGAAGGCGACCTCCGAAGCGCTGACCGCGGGGGGTACCAAGGCCTACTCGCTGTACATCAACCCCGGGAACAGCTACTGGCGCGACGGCCACCTGACCGGCGTGCCGACCGGGGCCGCGCCCGAAGGGGCGTACATGGTGACCAGCGGCACCCACGTCAACGGCGGCTGCTGCTTCGACTACGGCAACAGCGAGACGACCCGGAAGGCCGACGCCGCCGGGGCGATGGACGCGATCAACTTCGGCACCCAGTGCTGGTTCGGTGGCTGCTCGGGCAGCGGCCCCTGGATGCAGGCCGATCTCGAATGGGGCCTGTACCCCGGCGGCAGCCAGTCCTGGAACCCCAACCAGCGGGCGTTCACGAGCAAGTTCGTCACCGCGATGCTGAAGAACGACGGCACGACGAGGTTCGCCCTCAAGGGCGCCAACGCCCAGTCCGGAGGCCTGACCACCCTGTGGGACGGCGGGCTTCCCGGCGGATACAGCCCCATGAAGAAGCAAGGGGCCATCGTCCTGGGCAGCGGCGGCGACTGCTGCAAGCCCGACGGCGGCGCCAACCTGAGCGCCGGCACCTTCTACGAGGGAGCCATGGTCGCCGGCTACCCCTCCGACGCGACCGACAACGCGGTGCAGGCCAACATCACCGCCGCCGGCTACCGCTGA